One Megalobrama amblycephala isolate DHTTF-2021 linkage group LG15, ASM1881202v1, whole genome shotgun sequence genomic window, TACAGCATCTATCTGGCTacaaaaaaaagggaaaagcTTAAGGCTTAGCTTATAACTATTATTAATATCAGAGGtgtgtaataatttaaaaacttgTCATATTACCAGAACCTGGTGCTCCACCCTAACAGAACTTGGGCGTTGTAAATCCTAAGAGGGTAGGGGACTACATACgcattattgtaaaatgtaactgGTCGATGGAAAAGAAGCTCACATGTGTTCTAAAAATCTAAACAATGCTATAATAAGGTATCTATAATTATTaagttattaaataattattaaataatttatataataaattaagtatGTTGAAGTGTCCACGATAACAATACCATGCATGACACTGATACCGTTGTTACATTGGCAAAGTGTTTTCAAAGCACTTACAAATGCTGAATTAAACCAATGAACCAATGCAGCATTTTTTGAAATTCATCATTTAAACTTATCTTGCTCACTTTCCTTTTCTCTGCACCAGACTGATAGTGTCACCctccagtttcacagacaaagctTAAGCTATAGAGTAAGACTAAATTTCCTAGACTAAATtgcatgtttgagctgatttaactgaaatcaacttgcactgacatatcttaaaatatgtcagtctTTATTTTCAAACATAAAAGGGGACataacacacagtttctgcTAATCTCATATTAATCTTaagtagtattgcatcctttATATCTCCGAAtattctttagttttatcagatttataaaagacaGATACAGTGGTACCGTGTTTTTCCGAAAACAGTCAAGCTCCTGGAGGCATGCCATGGGCGAAGCTAAAGAGTCTCGAGCACTCCGTTGTTTGGAGTGGTTTTAGAATAAACAAATGGTCACTTATggtggtcagctaaacaaatgtatttaaactaaaaatatgccaatgtctggttgggaaGTTAGACGACCCGGCTCAGCAATCTTGTATCGCACAATCTTATTAACTGCTTCTCTCCTGAACTGCCATTTTGTTTATCACACTATTCCGTGCAAACTCCACCTTGCTATCAATTTCACTGGTTACGTTAAGTGTGTAGGGTAGATTTAGGGGTTAGAATTTGTTGCAGCGTAGGAAATCCACACTGTGATTGACATGCCCAATGAAATCTTTAGAATTGTCTaaagaggggggggggggggggggggggggggcatctAACCAAACACATATAATAACATCTTTGCTGATaattcaatatactttatttttgacaaaacatcccTTGTTTCGGGCGTGACTGCACATTTCTGGTAGTGACGGTTTGTTTTGGTAGCGATCAATGATGTCACAACCGAAACCGTTTCGGACCGGTCGTAAATTTCagtagtgacaattttagatacttTTCAGCATAgctcaaagatgctaatcagcACATAGTTACGTAGTTCTGAACAGTTATACACACACAACAACTAAGTTTTATGGAATAATACCCCAAAAAGTTTGCTTAAATGATTAGttctctttaaaattaaaattaccccaaaGTTTACCCAActtcaagccattctaggtgtatatgacattcttctttctgatgaacgcAATAGGTTATAATAggttattatattaataaatatcctgaatAAATAACAACTAAGCTTtacaatggcagtgaacaggaccaacaATATAAAGCTCAAGAAAGTACATCAATCCAATGCAGgctactccacacggctccggggggttctgaagcgaagcgatgcatttgtgtaagaaaaatatccatatttaacacattatgGAGTAAAATATCCATAGCTTCTGGATATGCATATCCAGAATATCCATAGCTTCtggaaaaaatatttagcttctgccagactgccttccacattcaacttaggaagaaagcgTAACTGATGTTGCATcggttacatttttttttttttttttcccgtaaGTTAAATAAGttgaaggtgtaggacatagcATATGCGGACCAGACAAGtaattttgcttttttaaaaataaaaataccaaGCTTCTtgcgcacatacacactcaaacacgcaAACCTTTAGACTAAACATGCTAATGAatggcaagaatgcattaaaggtattcAGTTTTCCAGttggaaaggtgtcatttaagcagcccctaaaataataattaacaatttttaacaACCCTGTTTAATAATTGGTTTTTAGTCTACTTACCTGTCTGTAATCCTCTGTACTGTGAcagtgtggagtacgtttatgatggatggatgtggatggagacactttcttgagcttcatactcgttggtcccgttcactgccattataaagctcagatgcatctggatatttattaatataactctgattgtgttcatcagaaagaagaaagtcatatacacctaggattgcttgagggtgagtaaagcttgggctaatttttattttaaagtgaactaatcctttaattgcaTAAAAAAGTGTTTGGAAGTGATGTTCCTTAAAGTTACACACAGATTTTTagacttttgaacacatttaactcaaAATGATGAGAcccatctcacacacacacacacacacacacacacacacacacactataattttatatgtgtgtgttaggCTTCGGGACAGCCACCTCCCAATTGAAAGTACtcaataaattatgattttgtatatattaagattacagatattttaaatatcttagtaaatatctaaaatttgaatacttaattgatttttaaatgtggGACAGCAGTTTGCACCAATTCTGTAGAATGGCCCATATAGATGTCCTTTTCTGCTCAGACGGCTAAACCGCCCTTGAAATTTTAGAAAGGCGTGTATTGTGTTTGTCTTCATGAAACGCAATATAGGACACTACTGTTCTGTAGCTGTATGACAACCAATAGTGAATACTACAGCAGATATTTCATCGAGGGTCCATATGATTACACCGTATGGCTAAAATATGGTTATACTTGAATGTAACTTTATATAAATtcacaacaacaacatataTATCACATATCTCCTGCATGAAAAACTTCTTAGAATATAACTAGGCTACAGTATATCATATATCATTACATTGTCCATCTGATCCAACTATCTGTTGAAACTTTTCATttcacaaaaacacaatcaaatgCAGTTCAATTGTCTGCCTATGCATGAAGACCAACAGTGAAttatttaaagatatttaatCCGTAGTGCAGATCATTATAGGCCTACTATCTGATATCTTAATGTAAcgtttatattaaataaaataaataaataaaaaaatgcaataaatcatcGTCTATAGACGGGAGCGTCgatttaatgatgtttttatatcCTCTACTGTCCGCATCAGGAACAACAGAAGCATAAACTGCCTGGTAATCTGCCTGCTCCAGATCTGCagcctcatttttttttttttttatctgcagCCTCCTCATACATGGGATGACGGGTATCTTATGACGTTGTATAGCACCGCCTTTGCATGTTTCAACAAGGTCCTGTAAGCGACTGTAAAAGCTCTTCTTGCACGCCCTACTGGCATTCACGTCCAGTACGAATAAACCTTGTTGCAGCAATGTCTGGAAGAGGCAAAGGCGGTAAAGGGCTCGGAAAAGGAGGCGCCAAGCGTCACCGTAAAGTTCTACGCGATAACATCCAGGGAATCACCAAACCCGCCATCCGTCGTCTCGCTCGCCGTGGCGGTGTCAAGCGCATCTCCGGTCTGATCTACGAGGAGACCCGCGGAGTGTTGAAGGTGTTTCTGGAGAACGTCATCCGCGATGCCGTCACCTACACCGAGCACGCCAAGAGAAAGACCGTGACCGCCATGGATGTTGTGTACGCGCTGAAGCGACAGGGACGCACTCTGTACGGCTTCGGAGGATAAACTTCTGAAATCAGGAAAAACTACACCAACCCaacggctcttttaagagccacccaCTCTCTCACTTAAAGAGCCATATAGAAATGTACTTGATAAAACGCTTTGTTTCTTTGATTCAGGGAAAATGTTATTAGTTTATAAACGACGTTTCACAGTAAAGTATCGAGACTAGCAGTATCTTTTCTTTTAGTTCTCTTTAATGATGATACCCAGAATATGTTGGTTTTAGTGGCACACAGAGGCCTTTTGTAATATTACACTATTTAACGATTTAACTTTAAATTAGACCAGAATGGGACCAAAGTTTGCAGAGTTCAAAATGCAGAAAACATTAACGAAACTAGTATTTGTTTTACACAAATGGGCttttattaagttggcttgaaaaagccaacttactgatctGCTAtataaacttattattattccGTCTTCTTCTGAGCCAAATTTTAGACTGCatctcctcctagagctttaaagctacaaccaccaaactcggcCCAGACCTTCAAACTGTTCTGACTCGAgttgctatatcttttcagactgatccgacttacggttttcctaaaaatgctgattaaaactggaaaaaactcccattgacttgcattgaaaatctgaacattccatcaaatgttaaaattaaaacaaactgttaaaattcaaaacaaactgaagcccATTAAACTCAATGAAGCTTCCATTCAATGTACTATTACTaagccattcaaactcactcaaaCTCATAAACTAACTTTCTAACTATCTAACTAACTTACTAACCATCTAActaactatctatctaactataTCTAtctacacacactcactcactcactcactcacacttaCTTACTCATACATTATCTAGCTtttaaactactaaactaaaacttcaACTATTTCAAACTAAAGAGCTTCAAACTTCAAGCTTTTAGAATTAATCCAAACCTTCTGGctaggctttttcaagccaacttaaagtttgtctacgAACTTTACTCATCTAGTTTATTATTCGTGTAGTTTCAACAGTTTCATGAATCAATGAAGTCCCGAGgaaaaacttcttttaaaggaTGTTTGACTGATAATGGTCTCTTTCCTCCAACACTCCCTCAATGGGGCTAAAGGGCTTTTAAAATCACACGATGGTTCACACAATATTTGTCTAGAATCGCTTATTTTCtcaaactaataataaaaagcGGGAAATGAAACAAAGGACACAGTCAGGGTGTAGTTCAAACTTTGAGCGGTTGGCGGCGGCGCATGTGATTGGCTCTCATTCCGCTCGTGATGCTTTGAGTTGTCCAATGAAATACGAGTTTATGGGTTTGGCCTATTAAAAGAGGCAATTAGATAGGTTCCGTATGTCTTTGAAAATTAGCATAGGGCGGTGAATAAATGCCTCTGTGTCGCTTCTGACCTCACATTGCTTTGTGAAGTTTGTATTCAAAAAGCATCATGCCTGAACCAGCAAAGTCCGCGCCTAAGAAGGGCTCCAAGAAGGCCGTCACGAAGACCGCCGGTAAGGGAGGAAAGAAGCGCAAGAGGTCCAGGAAGGAGAGCTACGCTATCTACGTCTACAAAGTCCTGAAGCAGGTTCATCCTGACACCGGCATCTCTTCCAAGGCGATGGGCATCATGAACTCTTTCGTCAACGACATCTTCGAGCGCATCGCCGGTGAGTCGTCTCGTCTCGCTCACTACAACAAGCGCTCCACCATCACTTCTAGAGAGATCCAGACCGCCGTGCGTCTGCTGCTGCCCGGAGAGCTGGCCAAACACGCCGTGTCCGAGGGCACCAAGGCCGTCACCAAGTACACCAGCTCCAAGTAGAGATTCAACCGAGACTCTCAGCGAcccaaaggctcttttaagagccacccaACTTCTCCTTAAAGAGCTTCTGTTGTTTGTAGAATCTGTTGCTAAGTAAATGTGAAGAATCGAGTTGGAAATAGTTTCTGTAGTTTGATCCGAGTCTAATCCAAAGCTAGTTTGTTATCCAGCGACCTGTTTTCTAAAAAGTATGGTGGTGTACGTTAGTATAACAAAGCTTGGAACACCAATTAAGAGATtagataaaatccaatggctcagtgaggcctgcatagacggTAACTTTAATTTCTCGTTCAAAATCCATAcaagtactaaaaacatttaaatccaTTCATATGAGTAGTGGTtgtaccttaatattataatggTCACTCACGCCTGTTGTAGACAACGctgttataataaaaaaatacgtTGTCACTTTGTGAAAAGGGTTCATTGCATCAGTCAAATCAGTAAATATTGTAAGTAAATGTTACTTAAATAGTATGctgaaaatgcacatttttacaAAGCTTTGTCTAGATTACTCAGAATAAGATGTGCAATTATtacaaagtgtttttttttttttttttgcatatatatatatatatatatatatatatatatatatatatatatatatatatatatatatatatatatatatatatatatatataatattagggtttgtgatgttaCTAAtctgggaagaagcttgtttgtttttgatgcATTTAAGAGATTCAAAGGTCagatttattaaacttattttattgcttaatgaaatataatcagaaaataaatgatagattgattttgaatgataaaaaatgtaaatttaataaatgaaaattatcatgaCCGAATAATACAAACCGTTATCAATGAACTTCCAATATATCTGAAATATTGAAGTCCAAAATAcaaatatcaaataaaaatgttagcaaAAATCTTAAAAGTTTAGTAAAATCTTAACCCAATCTAAATATGTTAATCAAAAATCTAAGTATAAATCTATAAATCTGAGTGAAATGCTCTTGCCTATGAAGAGTAAAGTTTGATGAGATCTCGTTGGTATAAAATGCAAAGAGCAAGAGCATTCGTTGATGGGATTTCAACCCGAGATATTATTAACACAAGCCGTCCCACCTGCAAATTACGCCTATGCTCAGAACACATTTGTAATGGgctgacaaacacacacaatcctAGTGTGGTAGTGGGTTATTGCACCGACAAGCACTTCTTGCATTTTTCTTCAGAAAGAGTTAACTGTATCTTCTTGCTGAAGggcaggggttcccaaacactttcctggagcctccccaacactgcatgtttACCATGTCTCcttgatcaaacacacctgattcagatcatcagttcaatagagactccaagacctgaaatgggtgtgtcagacaaaggacaCATGCAAAATGAGTATTGTTGGGGATGCTCCAGGAatgtgtttgggaacccctgctaTAGGTGATCCATGCATCCTGGCCATGTTTCCAGCTCAGTCTCATGGCCTGCCAAAGTTCAGCCATCTAACTTCAGACACACCCAACAATTCAACCCCCAGACTCAAGAATCACCACAGCACTGCAGGGGTGagttgtttttgttaataataacttttaataatatttttttttatttaaatacttaaCAACTTACAGTTgattgaaacatttttttgtttattttgaaaatgcagccaaaaaaaaaaaataaatatatgaataaatcaATTAATATAAATCTCACTTCCTAGCGCAGTATTTGTGTTTTGGCTATAATTTGATGGGTCAAAAtcccacaataatatttaaaatatcagtaagcttaaaggcagggtaggcaaaaaaatgtataaaaaactttttttcaaaatttgtttaaactttatttatatatcaatacataattaaaatgtaagtactctgaaaaagaaagtataaaaatcgagtgtctgtagacctctcacgactgttttaaagacagctcattatttccattcactccaccccctcccttctgggctccttccaaagccacgcccccaaaacgcatgaacgtgtgactccgaccactgagctggaagacgcattatttacctgagacgagcggagaggaaggagcacagtgcatgtagtgacatcatgtcagaatcacatgtaataaaaataactttataattatgaagataaacaaacaagatgtattttagtactcactatcaagctagcatattgatattggtaaagtttaaaatatatattttttgattcgctaacgagctagttatctataaggcaaagctaaaaacaggttgcatgatacacgtttttccattaccatcatttacactgtgatgaagatgaatttcgtgtaagattcataacatatacgttgttctacagatcaacagagtaacatacactcaaatatcaactcacaactgcattgcagacacaaaataataacacacacatacaacaaagtgtgtacgacacacacagatacaagataaagacatcagtaaacataggtagagaatataaaaacaaaacaaaggcgaaaaaaaaacgtgcaggtaaacttacaggtgaacatggtaaaagagttagacagagggtaaaattatgcacaattcaacactatagctatcattatttatcgtctctactacggctcgctaagtaatgttatgttagctatattacgcagctacgtgtgctaatgacacatgcttcatgaaaaaataaacaaaaaaatatgtatgatcaaaatacaaaaagaaagatttacctgtccagcagaaataaagccatcaaggagtcactttcagccccttgagttccctcagttctcgccatcgctggaaagccacgccgatattaactcgcgttttatttctttgtttatccaaagactttttgttcattgccttttcttgtactgttactgtcttcctttttttgcctggtttgccttcactaactgcataggccgatactgtgaatttagcttgctgtttctctgccattgttttggtattcctaggatccatgcctcttggattccccaaatcaaacgtgcgcgcgcaagtgggcaggtcatgtgtggcaaaagggtggttgccatggttgcgagagagtgacagccgcctaagccaatcctatgtttcgtcccggatggaaataatgagctgtgtttaatacagattaaacggtctagagtcactcgatttttatactctttttatcagagttcttacattttaattatgcatgtatatatatagaaagtttaaacaaatttggaacatataaatgtataaaatcataatttattggGTACTTTCAGTTGGGAGGTGGCTGTCCCAAACCCTAACCCCTAAATTTCAATTTGTGAAAattatattgaaataatttttgcatttttttccattgatgtttaagtaaaaaaaaaaaaaaaaaaaaaaaaaaaaatcatgaaacttTTCGTAAAGTGTGTCCCGCATTTTCGTGTCACTACTGAAACAGTGTATGTTTTAGTCCATTGGTTGAGACTGATTTTAACCATACTTCTAAATTGTGTGTCTCTCCCTCTCATAGCCTCTCTTTCATAGTAGATAGGTACCATCAT contains:
- the LOC125246626 gene encoding histone H2B, with product MPEPAKSAPKKGSKKAVTKTAGKGGKKRKRSRKESYAIYVYKVLKQVHPDTGISSKAMGIMNSFVNDIFERIAGESSRLAHYNKRSTITSREIQTAVRLLLPGELAKHAVSEGTKAVTKYTSSK